AACCCGAGACTGAGTacgcgcatgaattttaaagcgcccgtAAAAACTAAATGATTCAATTTGGAACCAAGCCATCTTCACTACTCTAAAGAGGGCACCTTATGCTATCAATAAGAGATACAACATGACACCCTTTCTTAACTCAATTTAACATAATAATTTGCCAAACATGGCTTTGTCACACTGCTGCTCaccctaggaatttttctaagtcttgagctaGATTTGTTTTCAAGTTCCGTTTCAAGACTATTAGAAATACTggctagtaacattatttttctacaacaaaagttgcattgttatctacaaagtatgtactttaaactttatttaagtctCATATATAGGTTAAATAgtaatttttgttcaataaaaattagtttacacCCCTACTTGTTAACTGTACGAATCATGGAGCAACTTTCGTTTcacatttttgttgatcgttttagTTGCAATGCATTATCTACTTACTttaccacatgcattaacacacaagtatgatgctcatgacatgttttagtagatgatttagggtgtaacactgaGATTGTTACACCCCCGTCCTCGGTATCAACCGAGGAAATGATCTCATCATATGCAGCCCACTGCTCCTCGTTAAGGGTGTCTGATAGAGTCACATCATCCTCGTTAGCCTCAATGCTAGCCTCCTCAAAAATCTCTCAAGGAATATCATGAGAGGCGTCATATGTGTCATCGATATCAGGAAGTGGGTACATCTTTATATCCTTCTGCATTGATTGTAGCAATTTTTGAATATCCATGAGGACCATCTACTCCACCATGAAGGTGGATTGATTATTGCTCTTGTAGTCCTCCGACATTGCCTCCTTGTGTTTCTCCCATAGTCCAAACACATCACTAGGCTCACAAAATACCAATATTGTTGTAAAGAGCCTTCATAGCGCATATGGCATCATCCACCTGGTTGCCTCAGCAAGACTCTCGTTCAGCGTGTTGTCCTCTTCGATTAAGCCCCTTCTTTCTATAGCTTCACGGAAGGTCAGTAGGATTTTGCCATCGATGGTCCTTAGACTCTCAAAAGAGGTTGCACCTGCCACGTGGTTTAGGAGAACCCTAAGATAGTAACGCTCCCCCTCGGCTAGATTGGCAGACACGATTCTTCCAATCTATCGTAATGTATCATGATGTACCCTATCTTGCCAAACTTTGCCCTGTGCTTGCCACTTATAGAACTCAAGAAAGTCCCAGTACAATATACCTCGAGCTATTTCATCTATCCTATTCTTCTTGAAGTATGCTGTAAGCATTGACTCATCAGCACCTAGATGATCAAACACTCGTCGAATCCCCTAGCGCCAGTGAAATGACACCATGTGCATGTCTGGAAGTTGTAGCTGTAAGGACAAAACAGAAGGGTACCTATCACTCAAATCAAACCTGTATATCCTCCACAAGGCTTCTGGGGGGTTACCCATCTAGCATCTCTatactgcttgatctcatcaacatTCCCTTCACTACCCTCCTTGTCAGCCTCTCTCACAGCCATAGACGCCTGGTCATGACCCTTGTAAATGTACTTAAACATACACTTGATTGCCTTGATGCTCCCACATGCCTCAACATTGATGTGGCAGTAGAATAGACGGAGGAGATACGGGTTGTAAGGCATGACCCATCTGTTGTCAAGCTCATGCCCATGAACTTTTTCTTTTTGGCCATCTTCACGCCGTCTGTAAATTGGATATGAATCCTTGCCTTGTATTGTGACATCGCAGAAAGGTCTAGGGTAATGGTTCTTGCAAGAATCACGACCCTTTGTGCATGGACAATTGTGATTAAGCACTCCACAAGGGCCATGCATCATATGTTTAGTAACCATCTTGTACAAGACTGGGTACTTCTTCTTGTTCGGGAGCTCAGCTAAGATGAGGCGATCATACTGCTCTGGGCATGTGATCTTGTACTTCCTATCAATGATTAGCAAAAAATGTGCATGCGGCAGACCCCTCTTCTAGAACTCCACAACATAAACATGTGCCCGCACCTTTCCAAGGATATCCTTTTGTAGTAGTCTATCCTTAATCTCTTGTAGTTTTGCTCTAAAGACCCAAACAATGAGATCTGGATGATTCTGTGGTGTCTGGCCAGAGTAGAGTTCACGCTTGATCTCATCCCAGTTTGGATTACATGTCATAGTCAGAAAGATGTCTAGTTTACCAAACCTCCGTACTAGAGCCATGGCATCCATGTACCGACGCATCATGTCATGTGGGCCTCCAATAAATGATGAAGGCATCACTGTCCGCTTTTCCAACAGCTTCTGCTCTACCTTCACTGGCATGTAGGCTATCAACCAATCCTTGGTAGAGGTCGGCCCTAATATCATCTTGATGGTTGTGTATATAATCTAATTGACAACTCTCgatcttgatgtatgtgttgacTGCAAACTATTGGAATAGACGCTTGTCGTATAGTATGGGGTTAAATATTCCTAGATGCATCTGAAACTTGTAGCAGTAGTAGTCACGCATAGTCTACTTGGGGAGTCTACAAAAAATAGCCATGCATTAGAGTTGTTTGTAGAATAACCACTGAGGTACATGTATGCGAAGTATTTAAATAAGAAGAATAACAAACATATTTCTTCTGACCCACTACGAGCCTTCTGTAGGGCACgatactcgatgacttct
This DNA window, taken from Miscanthus floridulus cultivar M001 chromosome 13, ASM1932011v1, whole genome shotgun sequence, encodes the following:
- the LOC136499711 gene encoding uncharacterized protein; translated protein: MPVKVEQKLLEKRTVMPSSFIGGPHDMMRRYMDAMALVRRFGKLDIFLTMTCNPNWDEIKRELYSGQTPQNHPDLIVWVFRAKLQEIKDRLLQKDILGKGRDSCKNHYPRPFCDVTIQGKDSYPIYRRREDGQKEKVHGHELDNRWVMPYNPYLLRLFYCHINVEACGSIKAIKCMFKYIYKGHDQASMAVREADKEGSEGNVDEIKQYRDARWVTPQKPCGGYTGLI